A part of Primulina eburnea isolate SZY01 chromosome 10, ASM2296580v1, whole genome shotgun sequence genomic DNA contains:
- the LOC140802963 gene encoding cytochrome P450 71A6-like, with amino-acid sequence MASLSGLFISLFLFILSLIYVYKWRCNKALKPRKNLPPSPRKIPIIGNLHQLDAFPYRSLCSLSQRYGPLMLLHFGKVPVLVASSFDAAHEILKNNDLAFSNRPKSSITNKIAYGSKDVAFSPYGEYWRQMRSICVLQLLSNKRVQSFKRVREEETSIMIDTIRRLGCSSCPVNLSDLLASLTNGVICRAAFGKKYDKEGEGYNFKKSLEEVGKLLGTLCIGDYIPWLSWIDHISGLHAKLDKVTAQFDEFLDGVIKEHRDQESENRVFGGNKDQLDFVDILLQFQRENKDTSPIEDASIKAIILDMFAAGTDTTYTALEWTIAELLRNPKTLKILKNEVRTVAGIKEEITEKDLSKMQYLKLVIKESLRLHGPAPLLVPRESTKDTTIMGYDIAAGTQAVINYWAIGRDPSLWEHPEEFRPERFFHTNIDYKGLDFELLPFGVGRRGCPGRSFALSIYELALAKLVHKFDMISPSGERGEDLDMSEVNGIVKYKKFPLMVLAIPVAS; translated from the exons ATGGCATCTCTCTCAGGTTTATTCATTTCTCTTTTTCTATTCATTCTCTCCCTCATCTATGTCTACAAATGGCGGTGCAACAAAGCTTTGAAACCTAGAAAAAATTTGCCACCATCTCCGAGAAAGATTCCAATAATTGGCAACCTACACCAGCTCGATGCGTTCCCCTATCGCTCCTTATGTTCTTTGTCCCAGCGCTATGGTCCACTCATGCTGCTCCATTTCGGCAAAGTTCCGGTGCTCGTCGCCTCTTCATTTGATGCAGCTCACGAGATATTAAAGAACAATGACTTAGCCTTCTCAAACAGGCCGAAATCAAGCATAACGAATAAGATAGCATACGGGAGCAAGGACGTGGCTTTTTCTCCTTATGGGGAGTACTGGAGGCAGATGAGAAGCATATGCGTGCTTCAGCTTCTTTCTAATAAAAGGGTTCAATCCTTTAAACGTGTAAGGGAAGAGGAAACATCGATTATGATCGACACCATTAGGCGACTAGGATGTTCGTCGTGCCCAGTAAACTTGAGTGATCTGTTGGCATCGCTCACAAATGGTGTGATTTGTAGGGCTGCGTTCGGGAAGAAGTATGATAAAGAGGGAGAAGGATATAATTTCAAGAAGTCACTGGAGGAGGTGGGGAAGTTGTTGGGTACTCTTTGTATTGGTGATTACATTCCTTGGCTTTCTTGGATTGATCACATCAGCGGTCTACATGCTAAGTTGGACAAAGTGACTGCACAGTTCGATGAATTCTTGGATGGAGTAATCAAAGAGCACAGGGATCAAGAAAGTGAAAACAGAGTTTTTGGTGGAAATAAAGATCAGTTGGACTTTGTGGATATTTTGCTTCAATTTCAGAGGGAAAACAAAGATACTAGTCCTATTGAGGATGCTTCAATCAAAGCTATCATTTTG GATATGTTTGCTGCTGGAACCGATACGACATATACTGCTTTAGAATGGACGATAGCAGAGCTCCTGAGAAATCCCAAAACTCTGAAAATACTTAAGAATGAAGTTAGAACCGTCGCAGGAATTAAAGAAGAGATAACAGAGAAAGATTTGTCAAAAATGCAATATCTAAAATTAGTGATCAAAGAAAGTCTAAGACTACATGGTCCAGCGCCATTACTCGTGCCCCGTGAGTCGACCAAAGACACCACAATAATGGGCTATGACATTGCAGCTGGTACACAAGCTGTTATAAACTATTGGGCCATAGGACGAGACCCATCGTTGTGGGAACATCCCGAAGAGTTTCGTCCGGAGAGGTTCTTCCACACGAACATCGACTACAAAGGGTTAGATTTCGAGTTGCTGCCATTTGGAGTTGGTCGAAGAGGATGTCCTGGTCGTTCCTTCGCCTTGTCTATATATGAACTTGCATTGGCGAAATTGGTGCATAAATTTGACATGATATCGCCGAGTGGAGAAAGAGGTGAGGACTTGGATATGAGTGAAGTCAATGGGATCGTGAAATACAAAAAATTCCCTCTGATGGTATTAGCCATTCCAGTTGCTTCTTAG